One Thalassotalea atypica DNA window includes the following coding sequences:
- the metA gene encoding homoserine O-acetyltransferase MetA, producing the protein MPIKIPDQLPALSILGNENIFVMSEHRAANQDIRPMKVAILNLMPNKIETEVQILRMLSNTPLQINIDLLRIHANPSKNTPNAHLNSFYRLFDDVKSQQYDGMIVTGAPLGLKNYEDVTYWNKIQEVFNWAQSNVVSTMYLCWAAHAALFHHYGLNRQLRERKLSGVYTHQTKFPNEKLTRGFDDEFWVPHSRYAEVSTSDYQSIDQLNILGESAQAGVYLVASDDKRQVFVTGHPEYDPTTLDEEYRRDVAAGIHPDIPLNYYNNDDPNEHTTNKPNSKWRSHGSLLFNNWINYYVYQITPYQLDAEHIQTSITGE; encoded by the coding sequence ATGCCGATTAAAATTCCGGATCAGTTGCCAGCATTGTCTATTTTAGGCAATGAAAATATCTTTGTGATGTCGGAGCATCGCGCAGCCAATCAAGATATTCGTCCAATGAAGGTTGCGATCTTAAATTTGATGCCAAACAAAATAGAAACCGAAGTACAAATCTTAAGAATGTTGTCGAATACGCCGTTGCAAATCAATATTGACTTGCTTCGTATTCATGCCAACCCCTCAAAAAATACGCCGAACGCGCATTTAAATTCTTTTTATCGGTTATTTGATGATGTTAAAAGTCAGCAATACGACGGCATGATCGTAACGGGGGCGCCTTTGGGGCTCAAAAATTATGAAGACGTAACCTATTGGAATAAAATTCAAGAAGTCTTTAATTGGGCCCAAAGTAATGTCGTCTCGACTATGTATTTATGCTGGGCGGCTCATGCGGCATTATTTCATCACTATGGCTTAAATAGACAGTTACGTGAGCGAAAGCTATCAGGTGTTTATACACATCAAACTAAGTTTCCAAATGAAAAACTAACCCGAGGTTTTGATGATGAGTTCTGGGTACCGCATTCAAGATATGCTGAAGTAAGTACTTCAGATTACCAATCTATAGACCAACTTAATATTTTAGGTGAATCAGCACAAGCAGGGGTCTATTTGGTCGCAAGTGACGATAAACGGCAAGTCTTTGTCACCGGCCATCCTGAATACGATCCGACGACACTAGATGAAGAATATCGTCGTGATGTCGCAGCCGGTATTCACCCAGATATTCCACTTAATTACTATAATAATGATGATCCGAACGAACACACGACGAACAAACCAAACAGTAAATGGCGCAGTCATGGTAGTTTATTATTCAACAACTGGATCAACTACTACGTTTATCAAATAACCCCATACCAACTTGATGCTGAACATATTCAGACATCAATAACAGGAGAATAA
- a CDS encoding acyltransferase family protein: MPSRRHDLDWLRIIVFGLLIFYHVGMLYVENWGFHMKSVHLSQSLESIMLIIEPWRMAVLWLISGIAIRFFLVKVNAWRFAFMRSLRLLLPLLFGVLVIVPPQLYVEMTSNGDLSMSYGQFLMEFFSSDSTVFEKYQAGIWPHVDVNHLWYLRSLWQYSLVLLALVPILNTQWFNRLTELLFKLHGALIIAIALLPIAIIQLTWDMDTARYPLGFTFLLYGYCLGWHPIIWQKLATNVKRLCLTSAIVLSLFISFYSFVWLPYGDSANKLVSLAGMIAYSACRVICALTVLALAYKYLNVHSNKLTYFNDAVYPFYILHQTIILVVAFYFADANLGPVVEPITIIFVTVVGCFLGFEAIRRTMWLRPFFGLKISSPLSVNTIRLSYLAGSILILPIAWEVLL; encoded by the coding sequence ATGCCCAGTAGACGGCATGATTTGGACTGGCTCAGAATAATCGTTTTCGGCTTACTCATTTTCTATCATGTCGGCATGCTCTATGTAGAAAATTGGGGTTTTCATATGAAAAGTGTCCATTTATCTCAGTCTCTGGAGAGCATCATGTTAATCATAGAGCCATGGCGCATGGCGGTGTTATGGCTGATTTCAGGGATAGCTATCAGGTTTTTCTTAGTGAAGGTAAATGCTTGGCGCTTTGCCTTTATGCGCTCTTTGCGACTACTACTGCCTTTACTTTTTGGTGTCCTTGTTATTGTTCCGCCACAACTTTATGTGGAAATGACCTCTAACGGCGATTTAAGCATGAGTTACGGCCAATTTCTGATGGAGTTTTTCTCATCAGATTCTACGGTCTTTGAAAAATATCAGGCAGGAATCTGGCCGCATGTCGACGTTAACCATTTATGGTATTTACGCTCACTTTGGCAATACTCTCTGGTGTTGCTGGCATTGGTACCGATACTGAATACTCAGTGGTTCAATCGTTTAACTGAGTTGCTATTTAAACTTCACGGTGCATTAATCATTGCTATAGCATTATTACCTATTGCCATCATACAGTTAACTTGGGATATGGACACGGCACGATACCCATTAGGTTTCACATTTTTACTTTATGGATACTGTTTAGGCTGGCATCCCATTATATGGCAAAAACTTGCAACTAATGTGAAACGCTTATGCCTAACATCAGCTATTGTGTTATCACTTTTTATTAGTTTTTACAGTTTTGTGTGGTTGCCTTACGGCGATTCTGCAAACAAACTAGTCTCACTTGCTGGCATGATTGCTTACAGCGCTTGTCGCGTTATTTGTGCGCTTACGGTACTTGCATTAGCGTACAAATATCTAAATGTTCATTCAAACAAGCTCACTTATTTTAATGATGCTGTCTATCCATTTTATATCTTGCATCAAACTATAATTTTAGTTGTGGCGTTCTATTTTGCAGACGCTAACTTAGGCCCGGTGGTTGAACCTATCACCATTATATTTGTGACTGTTGTTGGCTGCTTCCTTGGTTTTGAAGCTATTCGTCGTACAATGTGGTTACGGCCTTTCTTTGGACTGAAAATATCCTCGCCACTGTCTGTCAATACGATTAGACTGAGTTACCTAGCAGGGTCAATACTGATATTGCCCATCGCATGGGAGGTGCTTCTTTGA
- a CDS encoding trypsin-like peptidase domain-containing protein, with product MIRSASYGVLVAVILILTVPELRNQLANNSLLVGSKEADAPLSYATAVQAAGPAVVNIYSSDIEKSSRYGGKPRQSTRLGSGVIMSEDGYILTNFHVVQNADLIKVLLQNGQLFAAELIGYDVYTDLAVLKVNALNLPVIPQKRQLASVAGDVVLAIGNPLNLGQTVTQGIISATGRNGLSSTNYLEFLQMDAAINQGNSGGALVNTNGELVGINSRKFTQSSPQLNIQGIFFAVPYQLAYKIMQKIIEHGRVTRGWLGITSGQGSMNATGITIDNVADNGPAQKAGLKKGDVIVQIGDIQINSIVQALDIIAETIPGTTLTFTIYRNRQSIELPVTIAEFNNLATG from the coding sequence GTGATCCGATCGGCTAGTTACGGTGTACTTGTTGCTGTTATTTTAATTCTGACAGTGCCTGAACTTCGCAATCAACTGGCCAATAATAGCTTATTAGTTGGCTCTAAGGAGGCAGACGCTCCTCTATCTTATGCGACAGCGGTACAAGCTGCTGGGCCAGCTGTTGTTAATATTTATTCAAGTGATATTGAAAAAAGCTCTCGCTATGGTGGAAAACCTCGTCAAAGTACCCGATTAGGCTCTGGCGTGATCATGTCGGAAGATGGCTATATTTTAACTAATTTTCATGTGGTTCAAAATGCCGATCTGATAAAGGTATTACTTCAAAATGGTCAATTATTTGCTGCTGAGCTGATTGGTTATGATGTGTATACCGATTTAGCCGTACTAAAAGTCAACGCCCTTAATTTGCCGGTTATTCCACAAAAAAGGCAGTTAGCGTCTGTTGCTGGTGACGTAGTGCTCGCCATTGGTAATCCGCTTAACCTAGGTCAAACAGTCACTCAAGGCATTATCAGTGCGACCGGACGAAATGGCTTAAGTTCTACTAATTATCTAGAGTTCTTACAAATGGATGCTGCCATCAATCAAGGTAATTCTGGTGGAGCACTGGTTAATACTAATGGCGAATTGGTCGGCATTAATTCTCGAAAATTTACGCAATCGTCACCTCAGCTGAATATCCAAGGGATCTTTTTCGCGGTGCCTTATCAGCTTGCTTATAAAATCATGCAAAAAATCATTGAGCATGGCCGTGTGACTCGCGGGTGGTTAGGAATTACTTCTGGACAAGGTTCGATGAATGCAACGGGCATTACTATTGATAATGTGGCAGACAATGGACCTGCACAGAAAGCTGGCTTGAAAAAAGGCGATGTTATCGTTCAAATTGGCGACATTCAAATTAACAGCATAGTTCAAGCACTCGATATTATTGCTGAAACTATACCCGGCACCACTCTGACTTTTACTATTTATCGTAATCGACAGTCAATCGAACTTCCTGTAACTATCGCGGAGTTCAATAATTTAGCTACCGGCTGA
- the metH gene encoding methionine synthase has translation MQQLASFQLLEQQLAKRILVLDGAMGTMIQAYKFEEQDYRGARFSNWHCDVKGNNDLLVLTQPDVIKTIHREYLEAGADILETNTFNATTIAMADYDMESISAEINFVAAQLAREVADEFNARNPKQPRFVAGVLGPTNRTCSISPDVNDPAFRNVSFDELKDAYIESTKALIEGGSDIILIETIFDTLNAKAAIFAVETVFDDLQLRLPVMISGTITDASGRTLSGQTTEAFYNALRHAKPISMGLNCALGPVELRQYVEELSRISDFAVTAHPNAGLPNAFGEYDFTVEDMNAHIEEWAGSGFLNIIGGCCGTTPAHIKGMADTVANIKPRKIEAREIACRLSGLEPLTIKSDTLFVNVGERTNVTGSAKFKRLIKEENYDEAISVALQQVENGAQIIDINMDEGMLDSKNAMIRFLNLIAGEPDIAKVPVMIDSSKWDILEAGLKCIQGKGVVNSISLKEGEENFRYQAELLRRYGAAVIVMAFDEEGQADTRARKFEICQRAYHILVDEVGFPAEDIIFDPNIFAVATGIDEHNNYAVDFIEATADIKKHLPHAMISGGVSNVSFSFRGNNVVREAIHAVFLYHCIKNGMDMGIVNAGQLAIYSEIPEKLRNAVEDVIQNSDDGATERLLEIAEEYRGDGAVQNNKADLAWRELPVSKRLQHALVKGINEFIVEDTEAARLEAKRPLDVIEGSLMDGMNVVGDLFGAGEMFLPQVVKSARVMKQAVAHLQPFIELEKTEISTNGKVLLATVKGDVHDIGKNIVGVVLQCNNYEIIDLGVMVSCEEILRVAKAENVDVIGLSGLITPSLDEMVHVAKEMKRLDFNLPLLIGGATTSKAHTAVKIEPKYEHPVVYVPNASRSVSVVSTLLSDELRPAFIERQQDEYERVRQRHLNKGPRTALVSLEQARANATPLSFEHYTPVTPKKLGVTVLEDLDLNVVRNYIDWTPFFMTWQLSGKYPSILQHELIGQEATKLFNDANAMLDDVINNKKLKANAVIGLFPAVRDGDDLTLFTDDTRQISRMKLHGLRQQTEKKEGQYNRCLSDYVADSGSGVNDYIGAFAVSAGFGAEALVKAFDAEHDAYNSILLKAVADRLAEASAEYLHEQVRKEHWGYAPDETFDNEALIRESYQGIRPAPGYPACPEHTEKGLLWELLDVENNIGMELTSSFAMWPGAAVSGWYFAHPDSKYFAVAKLKKDQVEDYANRKGFSVEEAEKWLAANLDYDPE, from the coding sequence GTGCAGCAGTTAGCCTCTTTTCAATTGTTAGAACAACAATTAGCCAAACGCATTCTAGTGTTAGACGGTGCGATGGGGACCATGATTCAAGCATATAAGTTTGAAGAGCAAGATTATCGTGGCGCACGCTTTTCCAATTGGCATTGCGACGTTAAAGGCAATAATGATTTATTGGTATTAACACAACCTGATGTGATCAAAACCATCCATCGCGAGTACCTTGAAGCAGGTGCAGACATACTCGAAACAAACACGTTCAACGCCACCACTATTGCCATGGCGGATTATGACATGGAGTCAATCAGTGCTGAGATCAATTTTGTGGCGGCTCAACTTGCCCGTGAAGTCGCAGATGAGTTTAATGCCAGAAATCCTAAACAGCCAAGGTTTGTTGCTGGTGTGTTAGGGCCAACTAACCGTACATGTTCTATTTCTCCAGATGTTAATGATCCTGCTTTTCGTAATGTCAGTTTTGACGAGTTAAAAGATGCCTACATTGAGTCTACCAAGGCGCTGATTGAAGGTGGCTCAGATATCATTTTGATCGAAACTATTTTTGACACCTTAAACGCTAAGGCGGCAATCTTTGCTGTTGAAACGGTTTTTGATGATTTGCAGCTTCGCTTACCAGTGATGATTTCTGGCACGATCACTGATGCGTCAGGGCGAACACTATCTGGACAAACAACCGAGGCATTTTACAACGCGCTTCGCCATGCAAAACCAATCTCTATGGGATTAAATTGTGCATTAGGTCCAGTTGAGTTGCGTCAATATGTTGAAGAGCTGAGCCGAATTTCTGATTTTGCGGTAACGGCGCACCCAAATGCGGGTTTACCGAATGCCTTCGGTGAGTATGATTTTACCGTCGAGGACATGAACGCTCATATTGAAGAATGGGCTGGTTCAGGTTTTCTAAATATTATTGGTGGTTGCTGTGGTACAACTCCTGCGCATATTAAAGGCATGGCTGATACTGTTGCGAACATTAAGCCTCGTAAGATTGAAGCACGTGAAATTGCTTGTCGTTTGTCAGGCCTTGAGCCACTAACGATTAAATCAGACACACTTTTTGTAAATGTGGGTGAACGTACTAATGTCACAGGCTCTGCAAAATTTAAGCGGTTAATAAAAGAAGAAAATTACGACGAAGCGATCTCAGTTGCGCTTCAGCAAGTCGAAAACGGCGCGCAAATTATTGATATCAACATGGATGAAGGCATGTTGGATTCTAAAAATGCCATGATCCGTTTTTTAAACCTGATTGCGGGCGAGCCTGATATCGCCAAAGTTCCAGTCATGATTGATTCGTCTAAATGGGACATTCTTGAAGCTGGATTAAAGTGCATTCAAGGCAAAGGGGTTGTTAACTCGATCAGTTTAAAAGAAGGCGAAGAAAACTTTAGGTATCAGGCAGAATTGCTCAGACGCTATGGTGCGGCCGTGATTGTGATGGCGTTTGATGAAGAAGGTCAAGCAGATACACGAGCTCGAAAATTTGAAATTTGTCAGCGTGCTTATCATATTTTGGTTGACGAAGTGGGATTCCCTGCTGAAGATATTATCTTTGACCCGAACATTTTTGCCGTTGCTACTGGAATCGACGAACACAACAATTATGCGGTAGATTTTATTGAAGCCACTGCTGATATCAAAAAGCATTTACCTCATGCGATGATTTCCGGTGGTGTTTCTAATGTGTCATTTTCATTTCGCGGTAATAATGTTGTGCGTGAAGCAATCCATGCTGTATTTCTATATCACTGTATTAAAAATGGTATGGATATGGGTATAGTTAATGCAGGTCAATTGGCGATTTATTCTGAGATCCCTGAGAAGCTGCGCAATGCGGTAGAAGATGTTATTCAAAACAGTGATGATGGAGCTACAGAACGCTTACTTGAAATTGCGGAAGAATATCGCGGTGATGGCGCAGTACAAAATAACAAGGCGGATTTGGCGTGGCGGGAGTTACCGGTTAGTAAACGACTTCAACATGCCCTTGTTAAAGGTATTAATGAATTTATTGTGGAAGATACAGAAGCCGCAAGATTAGAAGCAAAGAGACCGCTTGATGTAATTGAAGGTTCTCTTATGGACGGCATGAATGTCGTTGGTGACTTGTTTGGCGCGGGTGAAATGTTCTTGCCACAAGTGGTTAAGTCGGCGCGAGTGATGAAGCAAGCAGTAGCACATTTACAGCCTTTCATTGAACTGGAAAAAACAGAAATAAGTACTAACGGTAAGGTGCTGTTAGCCACCGTAAAAGGTGATGTACATGACATTGGTAAAAATATCGTTGGTGTTGTGCTGCAATGTAATAACTATGAAATTATTGATTTAGGGGTCATGGTTTCTTGTGAAGAAATTTTGCGCGTAGCCAAAGCAGAAAACGTAGATGTTATTGGCTTATCTGGACTGATTACGCCGTCGCTCGATGAGATGGTACATGTAGCAAAAGAAATGAAGCGATTAGACTTCAACTTGCCTTTACTTATTGGCGGCGCAACAACATCAAAAGCCCATACGGCAGTGAAAATAGAACCCAAATATGAGCATCCGGTAGTGTATGTACCCAATGCCTCTCGCAGTGTTTCAGTAGTCAGTACATTACTTTCTGATGAGCTACGTCCAGCTTTTATAGAACGTCAACAAGATGAATACGAGCGTGTCCGTCAGCGCCACTTAAATAAAGGCCCTAGAACGGCTTTAGTCTCACTTGAACAGGCGCGAGCTAATGCTACGCCTTTGAGTTTTGAACATTACACGCCGGTAACACCTAAAAAACTTGGCGTCACTGTACTTGAAGATTTAGATTTAAATGTCGTACGAAATTACATAGATTGGACGCCATTTTTTATGACCTGGCAGCTATCGGGCAAATACCCCAGCATTTTACAGCATGAGTTGATTGGTCAAGAAGCGACAAAACTCTTCAACGATGCTAATGCGATGCTAGACGATGTTATTAATAACAAAAAACTCAAAGCCAATGCTGTTATTGGATTATTCCCAGCAGTACGAGACGGTGATGATTTGACTTTATTTACCGATGACACTCGTCAAATCTCGCGGATGAAATTGCACGGCCTACGTCAACAAACAGAAAAAAAAGAAGGGCAATACAATCGCTGTTTGTCTGATTATGTGGCTGACAGTGGTAGTGGCGTGAACGACTATATTGGCGCATTTGCAGTGTCAGCGGGTTTTGGCGCAGAAGCATTAGTTAAAGCATTTGATGCTGAACATGACGCCTACAATAGTATTCTATTAAAAGCAGTTGCTGATAGGTTAGCAGAGGCAAGTGCCGAATATTTACATGAACAAGTACGTAAAGAGCATTGGGGCTATGCGCCAGATGAAACTTTTGATAATGAAGCACTCATAAGGGAAAGCTACCAAGGGATACGCCCTGCACCGGGCTACCCAGCCTGCCCTGAACATACCGAAAAAGGCCTGCTTTGGGAGCTACTCGACGTAGAAAATAATATTGGCATGGAGTTAACTTCAAGCTTTGCTATGTGGCCAGGTGCTGCGGTCAGTGGTTGGTATTTTGCTCACCCTGACAGTAAGTACTTTGCTGTCGCTAAGCTTAAAAAAGATCAAGTAGAAGATTATGCAAACCGCAAAGGCTTTAGTGTCGAGGAAGCTGAGAAATGGTTGGCGGCAAACCTAGACTACGATCCTGAATAG
- a CDS encoding efflux RND transporter periplasmic adaptor subunit yields MFHFVKGFRKTLAVSAISLLYSTISLNVYAADAPPPSPIKVDTVKSLELGASADFMGTVHSKMHVAITAGVNGRVEWIAEPGSFIKSGEKIVTMDMLPLKLKRAEQIGNIKRAKINANYLKNEANRWKTLHKTDAASQFQLDQTTSEYELALVDIEIAELKLQQIEDEITRATIKAPYDGVVTERMVLAGTEINRSDVLGKFLDTEHLEARVYIPIKYLANVRRGHNLSLMTEQQTLSAKITAVIPSADPRSQTFEVRIEIPSHLNEMWASGQLVKVTVPVQSAKPTLTVHRDALILRKDGTYVVKVNDDNKVNRLLVKVGQGTSERVSITGDLADGDRVATRGAERLRDGQEVIIQ; encoded by the coding sequence ATGTTTCATTTTGTTAAGGGGTTTAGAAAGACCTTAGCCGTATCCGCTATTTCTTTATTGTATAGCACGATAAGCCTAAATGTTTATGCTGCTGATGCTCCGCCACCTAGCCCGATAAAAGTGGATACAGTGAAAAGTCTAGAGCTTGGTGCGAGTGCAGATTTCATGGGAACAGTGCACAGTAAAATGCACGTAGCTATCACTGCTGGTGTTAACGGTCGAGTTGAATGGATTGCTGAGCCTGGTAGCTTTATTAAATCAGGTGAAAAAATAGTGACCATGGATATGTTGCCGCTTAAGCTCAAACGTGCCGAGCAAATCGGGAATATCAAACGAGCAAAGATCAACGCGAATTATTTGAAAAATGAAGCCAATCGCTGGAAAACATTGCATAAAACCGATGCCGCGTCGCAATTTCAGTTAGATCAAACAACTTCAGAATACGAGTTAGCCTTGGTCGATATTGAAATTGCCGAGCTTAAGCTACAACAAATTGAAGATGAAATTACTCGGGCGACGATCAAAGCGCCTTATGACGGTGTGGTAACAGAGCGTATGGTCTTAGCTGGTACGGAAATCAACCGTAGCGATGTGTTGGGTAAGTTTTTAGATACAGAGCATTTAGAAGCTCGCGTATACATTCCTATTAAGTACTTGGCTAATGTCCGTCGCGGTCACAATTTATCGTTGATGACAGAGCAGCAAACACTGTCCGCTAAAATTACTGCGGTTATTCCGAGTGCAGACCCTCGCTCTCAAACATTTGAAGTACGTATTGAAATTCCGAGCCATTTAAACGAAATGTGGGCATCGGGGCAGTTGGTTAAAGTGACAGTACCTGTGCAAAGCGCAAAACCAACATTAACCGTGCACCGAGATGCTTTAATTTTACGTAAAGACGGCACTTACGTGGTTAAAGTAAATGATGATAACAAGGTTAATCGCTTATTAGTTAAAGTAGGGCAGGGTACGTCTGAACGAGTTTCAATTACCGGTGATTTGGCTGATGGCGATAGAGTTGCAACGCGTGGCGCAGAACGATTACGTGATGGACAAGAAGTGATTATTCAGTAA